The proteins below come from a single Zea mays cultivar B73 chromosome 8, Zm-B73-REFERENCE-NAM-5.0, whole genome shotgun sequence genomic window:
- the LOC100191437 gene encoding cation/H(+) antiporter 19 has protein sequence MDNATAEALKPMKATSDGVFQGENPLHSALPLAILQICIVVVLTRVLAFILRPLRQPRVIAEIIGGILLGPSAVGRSTAFLNTVFPKQSLTVLDTIANIGLLYFLFLVGLELDLRAIRHTGSTALVIAVAGISLPFIMGIGTSFVLQHTVARGVPTAPFLVFMGVALSITAFPVLARILAELKLLTTDLGRMAMSAAAVNDVVAWILLALAIALSGTGSPLVSLWVLLAGTGFVLAAFLLLRPGLTWMARRSPEGEPVKELYICATLAIVLAAGFATDAIGIHALFGAFIVGIIVPKDGPFAGVLLEKVEDLISGLFLPLYFVSSGLKTNVMTIKGGDSWALLVLVVATACIGKIGGTVIASLIVRVPFREALTLGFLMNTKGLVELIVLNIGKDRHVLNDETFAILVLMALITTFITTPVVMTIYKPARRGAPYKNRTVQRANPHDEFRMMACFHSTRNIPTIINLMESSRGTRKRGITVYAMHLVELSERSSAICMVHKARRNGMPFWNRRRNGDGGGDQLVVAFETYQQLSRVSIRAMTAISDLETIHEDVVTSAHQKRAALIVLPFHKLHQIDGHMESLGDQYQHINQRVLHHAPCSVGILVDRGLGGVAQVAASDVSYTIVVIFFGGRDDREALAYGMRMVEHPGIGLHVLRFLLQSGGAASDDDASFLEEFRTKVANGNDSVRYEDRTVGGKEEVVEAIKATGRCNLFLVGQGTPCMPLVDWSTDSPELGPVGTYLALPEFSTVASVLVMKQYDPMAKHDDFVEEVADIAVDVDTPGPSNRGTNTSFHAG, from the exons ATGGACAACGCGACAGCGGAGGCCTTGAAGCCCATGAAGGCAACGTCGGACGGCGTGTTCCAGGGAGAGAACCCGCTACACTCGGCACTCCCGCTCGCCATCCTGCAAATTTGCATTGTCGTCGTGCTCACCCGCGTGCTCGCCTTCATCCTCCGCCCGCTGCGGCAACCGCGCGTCATCGCGGAGATCATC GGCGGGATTCTTCTTGGTCCGTCGGCGGTGGGCCGCAGCACCGCCTTCCTGAACACCGTGTTCCCGAAGCAGAGCCTAACCGTTCTTGATACCATCGCCAACATTGGCCTCCTCTACTTCCTCTTCCTGGTGGGCCTCGAGCTGGACCTCCGCGCCATACGACACACTGGGAGCACGGCCCTCGTCATCGCGGTCGCCGGCATTTCCCTTCCTTTCATCATGGGCATCGGCACCTCCTTTGTCCTCCAGCACACCGTCGCCCGCGGCGTGCCCACGGCTCCGTTCCTCGTCTTCATGGGTGTCGCGCTCTCCATCACGGCGTTCCCGGTGCTGGCACGCATTCTCGCCGAGCTCAAGCTGCTCACCACCGACCTCGGGCGCATGGCCATGTCAGCTGCCGCCGTGAACGACGTCGTTGCGTGGATACTTCTGGCCCTGGCCATCGCTTTGTCAGGCACCGGTTCCCCTCTTGTCTCGTTATGGGTGCTGCTAGCGGGAACTGGCTTTGTCCTCGCGGCGTTCTTGTTGCTCCGCCCGGGCCTCACCTGGATGGCACGGCGATCCCCTGAAGGCGAGCCAGTGAAGGAGCTCTACATATGCGCGACTCTGGCCATCGTGCTTGCCGCCGGATTCGCCACCGATGCCATTGGCATCCACGCGCTCTTTGGAGCGTTCATTGTCGGCATCATCGTCCCTAAGGACGGGCCGTTCGCCGGGGTTCTCCTGGAGAAGGTGGAGGACCTCATATCTGGCCTGTTCCTGCCGCTCTACTTCGTGTCCAGCGGCCTCAAGACGAACGTAATGACCATAAAGGGCGGTGACTCGTGGGCCCTCCTAGTCCTCGTCGTTGCCACCGCGTGCATAGGCAAGATCGGCGGCACGGTGATCGCGTCGCTCATCGTCCGGGTGCCGTTCCGCGAGGCCCTCACGCTCGGGTTCCTGATGAATACCAAGGGGCTCGTGGAGCTCATCGTCCTCAACATCGGCAAGGACCGGCATGTCCTTAACGACGAGACTTTCGCCATCCTCGTGCTCATGGCGCTCATCACAACCTTCATCACGACGCCGGTGGTCATGACAATCTACAAGCCAGCGCGGCGGGGGGCGCCGTACAAGAACCGCACCGTCCAGCGCGCGAACCCGCACGACGAGTTCCGCATGATGGCCTGCTTCCACAGCACGCGAAACATCCCCACCATCATCAACCTGATGGAGTCCTCGCGCGGCACGCGGAagcgtggcatcaccgtctacgcCATGCACCTCGTGGAGCTCTCCGAGAGATCGTCCGCCATCTGCATGGTCCACAAAGCTCGTCGCAACGGCATGCCGTTCTGGAACAGGCGGCGcaacggcgacggcggcggcgaccaGCTCGTTGTCGCCTTCGAGACGTACCAGCAGCTGAGCCGCGTGTCTATCCGGGCCATGACGGCCATCTCCGACCTGGAAACGATCCACGAGGACGTCGTCACCAGCGCGCACCAGAAGCGAGCCGCGCTCATCGTGCTCCCCTTCCACAAGCTCCACCAGATCGACGGCCACATGGAGTCGCTTGGCGACCAGTACCAGCACATCAACCAGCGCGTGCTCCACCACGCTCCCTGCTCCGTAGGCATCCTCGTCGACCGCGGCCTCGGCGGTGTCGCTCAGGTGGCCGCCAGCGACGTGTCATACACCATCGTTGTCATCTTCTTCGGTGGCCGCGACGACCGCGAGGCCCTGGCCTACGGCATGCGCATGGTCGAGCACCCAGGCATCGGGCTGCACGTCCTACGCTTCTTGCTACAGTCCGGCGGCGCCGCCAGCGACGACGACGCGTCGTTCCTTGAAGAGTTCCGAACCAAGGTGGCCAACGGGAACGACTCTGTCCGCTATGAAGACAGGACAGTGGGAGGGAAAGAGGAAGTCGTTGAGGCGATCAAGGCAACAGGGCGGTGCAACCTGTTCCTCGTCGGACAGGGCACGCCCTGCATGCCGCTGGTTGACTGGAGCACGGACAGCCCGGAGCTCGGGCCGGTGGGTACTTACCTGGCGCTGCCGGAATTCTCGACGGTGGCATCTGTGCTGGTCATGAAACAGTACGATCCGATGGCGAAGCACGACGACTTCGTCGAGGAGGTGGCCGACATAGCGGTGGACGTTGACACGCCGGGCCCCAGTAACCGGGGAACCAATACTAGCTTCCATGCCGGATGA